In Deltaproteobacteria bacterium, the sequence GGTGCTGCGCTGTATCAACCGCCTGGAAACGCCGACTTCCGGGACGGTTGTTGTCGACGGCCACGACATCATGGACCCCAAAACCGACATCAACGCCGTGCGCACCGAGGCGGGCATGGTTTTTCAACAATTCAACCTGTTTCCGCACATGAACGTGCTCGCCAACGTGACCCTGGGGCCCATCAAGGTCCGAGGCATGTCACGGGCCGAGGCCGAGCACCTTGGCTATGACCTGTTGGCCAAGGTCGGCTTGGCGGCCAAGGCCGAAAACTATCCGGATCAGCTTTCGGGCGGCCAAAAACAGCGCGTCGCCATTGCCCGGGCCCTGGCCCTGCAGCCCAAGGTCATTTTGTTCGACGAACCGACCTCGGCCCTGGATCCGGAACTGGTCGGCGAAGTATTGGAAGTCATGAAAAAGCTGGCGACAGAGGGCATGACCATGGTCGTGGTCACGCACGAAATGGGCTTTGCCCGCGAGGTCGCGGATCGGGTCATCTTCATCGACCAGGGCGTGATCCAGGAGGAAGGCGCGCCGCGCGAATTCTTCGCCCATCCGAAAAACCCGCGTCTGCGCGATTTTCTGGGCAAGGTCGTGGGCAAATGCGGGGTGGTTTAGACGCCGGCCGGGCCGGCCGTTTCCGGTTCGATCCTCCCGGCAAGCCGGCTGAAAGCCGCCGGCACCGGCGCGGTCAGGGTCATGCCCTGCCCTGAAAACGGATGGGTAAAGGTGATGGACCGCGCATGCAGGGCCAGACGGGGGAACGTATCCCCTTTCTGGCCATATTTTTTGTCCCCGACCACCGGATGCCCCAAATCGGCCATCTGAACCCGGATCTGATGCTTGCGACCGGTCAGAAGCGTCAACTCAAGCAACGTGAATGCCCCCGCCTCCCGCACCACCCGCCACGCGGTCTGGGCCAGCTTGCCCACGGACGTGTCCCGCGTGGCAAAAACCTTGTGCACGCCGCTTTCAACCAAATATGAAACGACCGTGCCCGTTGGCTTGTCCATGCGACCGTGGACCACGGCCAGATACCGCTTGGTCGTTTCACGCCAGCCATCTTGCAGGGCACGCTTGGCCGCCTCGGTCTTGGCGAAAACAAGCACGCCCGATGTTTCGCGGTCCAACCGGTGGACGATGAAAATCCGCTGACGGGCCTTGGGATTGCCCTTCCTGACATAGTCGGTCAGGGCGAAAT encodes:
- a CDS encoding amino acid ABC transporter ATP-binding protein — translated: MIEITNLHKKFGELEVLKGIDLRIAAGEVVCIIGPSGSGKSTVLRCINRLETPTSGTVVVDGHDIMDPKTDINAVRTEAGMVFQQFNLFPHMNVLANVTLGPIKVRGMSRAEAEHLGYDLLAKVGLAAKAENYPDQLSGGQKQRVAIARALALQPKVILFDEPTSALDPELVGEVLEVMKKLATEGMTMVVVTHEMGFAREVADRVIFIDQGVIQEEGAPREFFAHPKNPRLRDFLGKVVGKCGVV
- a CDS encoding RluA family pseudouridine synthase codes for the protein MQRTARPGARHLPPGLIILHEDRDILVVDKPAGMLTMATDTEKTRTAYFALTDYVRKGNPKARQRIFIVHRLDRETSGVLVFAKTEAAKRALQDGWRETTKRYLAVVHGRMDKPTGTVVSYLVESGVHKVFATRDTSVGKLAQTAWRVVREAGAFTLLELTLLTGRKHQIRVQMADLGHPVVGDKKYGQKGDTFPRLALHARSITFTHPFSGQGMTLTAPVPAAFSRLAGRIEPETAGPAGV